A part of Liolophura sinensis isolate JHLJ2023 chromosome 1, CUHK_Ljap_v2, whole genome shotgun sequence genomic DNA contains:
- the LOC135464145 gene encoding latent-transforming growth factor beta-binding protein 4-like, whose translation MTRRVYFLQLTLPIFFLCLKAVFSQDINECNGPPSDNHCGRGTVCINTEGSHVCTCEPGCRGLTIQEGKYVCFDMNECELGKDNCGLGTVCNNTAGSFFCTCQTGYGSKTLVNGTWQCSELDSCFMPNNCGAGTRCKNRLGGSYDCECLAGFYNLKMEGTQYTCDIDECLSSRANTCGPGTFCENTQGSYKCKCLSGFRSLTKSSTNQYLCSDINDCQGVLNNCGAGTKCTNAVGSFNCQCLPGYVGKRLVNGRWTCSDVNECLTPGNTICGSGTECANQEGNYTCNCKTGFTARSLRAGTYICTDVDECRQGRSPCEAGRTCRNTPGSFTCSCAPGYTSSNMPNGPCVDLDECSIPDTNQCPIGTVCQNTVGSYQCACAKGYRKAQSPRGTFSCVDVDECGTGVHNCGEGTTCQNSIGSFGCYCPDGTLSREKSGRFWVCPTSTGLNLCDTRGSSVCGAGTACEVVSGNISCTCLPGFSNIRVLNGVNTCTGTVHT comes from the exons ATGACAAGACGGGTCTACTTCTTACAACTTACTCTTCCCATTTTCTTTCTGTGTTTGAAAGCAGTATTCTCTCAAG ACATTAACGAGTGCAATGGCCCGCCCTCGGATAACCACTGTGGACGAGGTACCGTGTGTATTAACACTGAAGGCTCCCACGTCTGTACGTGCGAGCCCGGATGTAGAGGGTTGACAATACAAGAGGGCAAATACGTCTGCTTTG atatGAATGAGTGTGAACTTGGGAAAGATAACTGTGGGCTTGGCACGGTATGTAATAACACCGCAGGTTCGTTCTTCTGTACCTGTCAGACTGGATATGGATCAAAGACTCTGGTCAACGGCACGTGGCAGTGTTCAG AACTAGATTCTTGTTTCATGCCAAATAACTGTGGGGCCGGAACTAGATGTAAGAACAGATTGGGTGGATCATACGATTGTGAGTGTCTGGCAGGATTCTACAACCTTAAAATGGAGGGCACTCAGTACACTTGTG ATATCGACGAATGCTTGTCTAGTAGGGCGAACACCTGTGGGCCGGGGACGTTCTGTGAGAATACCCAGGGCTCTTACAAGTGCAAATGTCTGTCTGGTTTCAGAAGTCTTACCAAGTCGTCAACAAATCAGTATTTGTGTAGTG ACATTAATGACTGCCAAGGAGTGTTAAACAACTGTGGTGCCGGCACGAAATGTACCAACGCCGTGGGTTCATTCAACTGCCAGTGTTTACCGGGATATGTGGGTAAACGATTGGTGAATGGACGATGGACATGCTCAG ATGTAAATGAGTGTTTGACTCCTGGGAACACCATATGTGGGTCGGGCACGGAATGTGCCAATCAAGAAGGGAACTACACTTGTAACTGTAAGACAGGTTTCACTGCCCGGTCATTGCGGGCTGGGACTTATATCTGCACAG ATGTGGATGAGTGCCGCCAGGGCAGATCCCCATGCGAAGCAGGACGGACGTGTCGGAACACACCCGGATCATTTACCTGTTCCTGTGCCCCGGGCTACACTAGCAGTAATATGCCCAATGGACCGTGTGTGG ATCTTGACGAGTGTTCCATTCCCGACACAAACCAGTGCCCCATTGGAACCGTTTGCCAGAACACGGTCGGGTCCTACCAGTGTGCATGCGCTAAAGGGTATCGAAAGGCCCAGTCTCCACGAGGCACATTTTCTTGTGTCG ACGTAGATGAATGCGGCACAGGTGTACATAACTGCGGAGAGGGTACCACGTGTCAGAACAGTATCGGGTCGTTCGGCTGCTACTGTCCGGATGGTACACTTAGTCGGGAGAAGAGTGGTCGCTTCTGGGTGTGTCCCACCAGTACAG GTCTGAACCTGTGTGACACCCGGGGAAGCTCTGTGTGTGGGGCGGGCACCGCCTGTGAGGTTGTGAGTGGTAACATTTCCTGTACCTGTCTGCCAGGATTCTCAAACATCCGCGTTTTGAACGGGGTCAACACCTGCACAGGTACAGTACACACATAA